In Spirochaeta lutea, the following proteins share a genomic window:
- a CDS encoding LIC_12708 family protein, with protein MRDSLPSTGSGRPGFWLLPAVFTLFLLSGCAEDQTVLERQVLFSLPVGMLETQFDSLGYGTAAPRNKNRIVMRNDIIGISNGVRNKIMEFTSYGDLLSMYYHPQQNPKPITLLEDSPEQQQRRLINKKAHPYTFQEIGEIAYTSSNTLLVEDHVPDSRRFYDEQAGVNLRHVVVRFDESGRYRDYLGQEGIGGTPFPVIEDIQVNRDDHSIVISKTPDAHQVFWFNQQGDRLYSLEFTTQTLPGLGDQGLIPTIDRIVPAASGPFLFLHINYYPESREGSEGDQEYVQSIVYRFNIAQEQYDRSFPLPLNLVQPPGTLSLSGTEVQFLFHLVGLDAQGRFFFISPSLQDQHRVIVMDSQGRVVYRSFIAMSDDRILFRDLSVTPRGILISLQVYNDRTEVVWWRSDQALDS; from the coding sequence ATGAGAGATTCACTCCCCAGCACCGGCTCTGGAAGGCCGGGTTTCTGGCTGTTACCGGCTGTCTTCACCCTTTTCCTGCTTTCAGGCTGCGCCGAAGATCAGACCGTTTTAGAGCGCCAGGTTCTTTTTTCTCTTCCTGTCGGAATGCTGGAAACTCAGTTTGATTCCCTTGGGTACGGCACTGCCGCCCCGCGAAATAAAAATCGAATCGTTATGCGCAACGATATCATCGGAATTTCCAACGGCGTACGAAACAAGATCATGGAGTTTACCTCCTACGGGGACCTGCTCTCCATGTATTATCATCCCCAACAGAATCCTAAGCCTATTACTCTGCTGGAGGATTCTCCGGAACAACAGCAACGCCGGCTCATTAATAAGAAGGCTCACCCCTATACGTTTCAGGAGATCGGCGAAATAGCCTACACCAGCAGTAATACCCTCTTGGTGGAGGATCATGTGCCTGATTCCAGACGGTTCTACGATGAACAGGCCGGGGTAAATCTACGGCATGTGGTGGTCCGCTTTGATGAATCAGGCCGGTACCGTGATTACCTGGGTCAGGAAGGCATCGGCGGTACGCCCTTTCCGGTAATTGAGGATATTCAGGTAAATCGAGATGACCACAGCATTGTCATCTCAAAAACTCCCGACGCCCACCAGGTTTTCTGGTTCAACCAGCAAGGAGACCGGCTATATTCCCTAGAGTTTACAACCCAGACCCTGCCGGGACTCGGTGATCAGGGTCTTATTCCGACCATTGATAGGATTGTACCCGCCGCATCCGGACCATTTTTATTTCTTCACATAAATTACTACCCCGAGTCTCGGGAGGGGTCAGAGGGTGATCAAGAATATGTTCAGAGTATTGTGTATCGGTTTAATATCGCCCAGGAACAGTATGACAGATCCTTTCCGCTGCCCTTAAACCTGGTGCAGCCCCCGGGTACCTTGAGCCTCTCCGGAACTGAGGTTCAGTTTCTTTTTCACCTGGTAGGCCTTGATGCACAGGGACGGTTCTTCTTTATTTCCCCGAGTCTGCAGGATCAGCACCGGGTTATTGTTATGGACAGCCAAGGTAGGGTTGTATACCGGAGTTTTATTGCCATGAGCGATGACCGGATTCTTTTTCGCGATCTTTCGGTAACACCTCGCGGGATTCTCATAAGTCTTCAGGTGTACAATGACCGAACCGAGGTTGTTTGGTGGAGATCCGATCAGGCACTGGATTCATAA
- a CDS encoding NAD(P)H-hydrate epimerase, producing MEPLLTFSEITKLERRTQEDWGITGDALMESAGQALFHAIANDYPTMRSLVIFSGSGNNGADGLVLGRYAHNAGWAVRVVLLKEKGTELFQRNLTICKRMGITLEPLQSASAILEYCKAQGAGVLAIDALAGIGLKGEPRGVLRDGIQTLQRYCSIILSLDIPSGVGSPTWSGETETPSGTATGEEQDSWPTIRATRTYVLGCLKEETFHPQNRSAHGRITVLPIGFPRQEIQNLAQAHQISRDDGPAMTTGLRRDDFKNRRGRVGVAAGSVRYPGAGVLACRGSLAGGAGLVYSLTSSPHGRDPRLSEQIIPVPLDAHVSEAAIRTVLGELGLDALVIGPGRPPNTNLQAVGNQELMVAACELGIPLVIDAGGIQSLIEDIPLLDEICCRIPRRAPIILTPHLGEFRRLVQALETWTLREDIHFPGGSDSQKTPENLGQLHRQLLGTPRLLPDKARLIAQGLNLHLVVKSHITWICGPQPGKDFVFDGVTPELGFGGSGDILAGIIGAFLSRGALREPGHAAASGVIAHGTAGRWLVDQGRGYIDAEDLLEAVKITAHGLSAHEG from the coding sequence ATGGAACCCCTTCTTACGTTTTCCGAAATCACGAAATTAGAACGGCGTACCCAGGAGGATTGGGGTATCACCGGGGATGCCCTCATGGAGTCCGCAGGGCAGGCCCTGTTCCATGCAATTGCGAATGATTATCCTACAATGAGAAGCCTGGTTATTTTTTCCGGATCGGGAAATAACGGGGCCGATGGACTTGTTCTAGGGCGGTATGCGCATAATGCAGGATGGGCAGTCCGGGTGGTTCTTCTCAAGGAGAAGGGGACTGAACTGTTCCAGCGGAATTTGACGATTTGTAAACGCATGGGAATCACCCTAGAACCCCTCCAGTCCGCCTCTGCCATCCTGGAATACTGTAAAGCACAAGGGGCGGGCGTTTTGGCGATCGATGCATTGGCTGGTATCGGGCTGAAGGGTGAGCCTCGGGGTGTATTAAGGGATGGGATACAGACCCTGCAGCGGTACTGTTCCATCATCCTTTCCCTGGATATTCCATCCGGGGTTGGCAGCCCAACTTGGAGCGGAGAAACAGAAACACCTTCCGGGACAGCGACGGGCGAGGAACAGGATTCCTGGCCCACCATCCGGGCAACCCGCACCTACGTCTTGGGCTGCCTCAAGGAAGAGACCTTCCATCCTCAAAACCGGAGCGCCCATGGCAGGATCACTGTTTTGCCCATTGGCTTTCCGAGGCAGGAGATTCAAAATCTGGCACAGGCCCATCAAATATCCCGTGATGATGGACCAGCCATGACCACCGGGCTCCGCAGGGATGACTTCAAGAACCGCCGCGGCAGGGTAGGGGTAGCCGCTGGATCGGTCCGGTATCCTGGAGCAGGGGTGTTGGCCTGCAGGGGGTCCTTAGCCGGGGGCGCCGGGCTTGTTTATTCACTGACATCATCCCCTCACGGACGGGATCCCCGGCTTAGTGAGCAGATTATTCCGGTTCCCCTGGATGCTCATGTCTCAGAAGCGGCTATCCGGACTGTTCTCGGGGAGCTTGGTTTGGACGCCCTGGTTATCGGCCCCGGAAGACCCCCAAACACCAACCTTCAAGCCGTGGGAAACCAAGAGCTGATGGTGGCGGCTTGTGAGCTGGGTATCCCCCTGGTAATCGATGCGGGGGGTATCCAAAGCCTGATCGAAGATATCCCCCTTCTTGACGAGATTTGCTGCCGGATACCCCGCCGGGCTCCCATAATCCTGACTCCCCACCTGGGGGAGTTCCGCCGCCTGGTCCAAGCCCTGGAAACCTGGACCCTCCGGGAGGATATACACTTCCCCGGCGGCTCCGATTCCCAGAAGACACCGGAGAATCTAGGCCAGCTTCACCGACAACTCCTAGGTACGCCCCGGCTTCTGCCGGATAAAGCTCGCCTCATTGCCCAGGGCTTAAACCTTCATCTGGTTGTTAAAAGCCATATTACCTGGATATGCGGCCCTCAGCCGGGGAAGGATTTTGTATTTGACGGGGTTACCCCAGAGCTTGGGTTCGGGGGATCGGGAGATATTCTTGCAGGCATTATCGGCGCCTTTCTATCCCGGGGCGCCCTTAGAGAGCCAGGCCATGCTGCTGCAAGTGGGGTTATCGCCCATGGAACCGCCGGACGATGGCTGGTAGACCAGGGGCGGGGATACATTGATGCAGAAGACCTCCTGGAGGCTGTGAAAATTACTGCCCACGGATTGAGCGCCCATGAAGGATAA
- a CDS encoding NUDIX domain-containing protein has protein sequence MHLREQTPRRSVAGVCLSGVELGLPIPWNTVSLLLGKRKSGGAMGGRWEIPGGKVEEGESDHVALERELDEEFSLDVSIGPLLTQAGFLHKGREFIVYAYQVMLPADPVRTPEHSRVDWFPLAGSLDLDLVDSDRSLIENLLTTKPVVISAFNQ, from the coding sequence ATGCATCTGCGGGAGCAAACTCCCCGTCGATCCGTAGCCGGTGTCTGTCTCTCCGGTGTAGAACTCGGCCTCCCGATTCCATGGAACACGGTTTCGCTGTTGCTCGGGAAACGGAAGAGCGGCGGAGCCATGGGCGGAAGATGGGAGATTCCCGGCGGTAAGGTGGAGGAGGGAGAATCTGATCACGTGGCCCTGGAACGGGAACTGGATGAGGAGTTCTCCCTGGATGTGTCCATCGGCCCATTATTGACCCAGGCGGGATTTCTGCACAAGGGCAGAGAGTTTATTGTCTACGCGTACCAGGTTATGCTCCCCGCAGATCCGGTTCGGACTCCTGAGCATTCTCGGGTGGATTGGTTCCCCCTGGCTGGTTCCCTTGACCTTGATCTTGTCGATTCCGATCGTAGTCTAATAGAAAACCTGCTTACTACAAAGCCAGTGGTAATCTCAGCCTTCAACCAATAG
- a CDS encoding glucose-1-phosphate adenylyltransferase, whose product MTQVLTIILGGGKGTRLYPLTKNRAKPAVPFGAKYRLVDIPISNSINAGFKKIYVLTQFNSASLHLHLANTYIFDSFTRGFVEILAAEQTFDHASWYEGTADAVRKNIHHFKTQKPSHYLILSGDQLYRMNMADFFEKHVQSNADITIAATPVDREAAEGFGIMKADKKGRVTSFLEKPELGLDINEMKIPESIHPDEEMKRFGREYLGSMGIYFFKAEALEEALESNFTDFGKEIIPQMIKNKRVQAYIETGFWEDIGTIKNFYETNLNLASINPKFNFYDERMPIYTHKRDLPASKFNYCSISQTLTGDGCVITNASIQNSVIGIRTFIESGSSLDGVVCMGADWYETPADRMENKEKRIPDIGIGRGTLVKRAIIDKNARIGEGCRIGVDSITREDGDHGMYYMQDGIIIIPKNAVIPPGTVI is encoded by the coding sequence ATGACACAAGTATTGACCATCATCCTGGGAGGCGGAAAGGGAACCAGACTGTATCCGCTTACAAAAAATAGAGCAAAACCCGCAGTACCCTTCGGGGCCAAATACCGCCTGGTTGATATTCCTATTTCCAATTCAATTAACGCCGGATTTAAAAAGATTTATGTGCTCACCCAGTTTAATTCAGCAAGCCTCCATCTGCACCTTGCAAATACCTACATTTTTGATTCATTTACCAGGGGATTCGTAGAAATACTGGCAGCAGAACAGACCTTCGACCATGCCAGCTGGTATGAGGGCACCGCCGACGCCGTCCGGAAAAACATTCACCACTTCAAAACCCAGAAACCAAGCCATTACCTGATCCTCTCGGGGGATCAACTGTATCGAATGAACATGGCCGACTTCTTTGAAAAACACGTACAAAGCAACGCAGATATCACCATAGCTGCCACACCCGTGGACCGGGAGGCGGCAGAGGGCTTTGGGATAATGAAGGCCGATAAAAAGGGTCGGGTGACCAGTTTTCTGGAGAAACCCGAGCTTGGTCTGGATATCAATGAGATGAAAATACCCGAGTCCATTCATCCCGATGAGGAGATGAAACGCTTCGGCAGGGAATACCTGGGATCCATGGGAATCTACTTTTTCAAGGCAGAAGCCCTAGAAGAGGCATTAGAGAGCAATTTTACGGATTTCGGAAAGGAAATCATTCCCCAGATGATCAAGAATAAGCGGGTTCAAGCCTATATCGAGACGGGATTCTGGGAGGATATCGGTACCATTAAAAACTTCTATGAGACGAACCTGAATCTCGCAAGCATAAATCCGAAGTTCAACTTTTATGATGAGCGCATGCCGATTTACACCCATAAACGGGACCTACCGGCATCAAAGTTTAACTACTGCTCCATCAGCCAGACCCTGACCGGGGACGGATGTGTCATTACGAATGCCTCGATTCAAAACTCGGTCATCGGTATCCGTACATTCATCGAATCCGGCTCAAGTCTGGATGGGGTTGTCTGCATGGGAGCTGACTGGTATGAAACCCCAGCCGACCGGATGGAGAATAAGGAAAAAAGAATTCCTGATATCGGGATCGGGCGGGGAACCCTGGTTAAGCGGGCCATTATCGATAAGAATGCCCGAATCGGCGAGGGCTGTCGAATCGGTGTGGACTCCATTACCCGGGAGGACGGGGACCATGGCATGTACTACATGCAGGACGGTATTATTATTATCCCCAAAAACGCCGTCATTCCGCCGGGCACGGTCATCTAG